In one Pseudomonas sp. SCA2728.1_7 genomic region, the following are encoded:
- a CDS encoding oxaloacetate decarboxylase, which yields MTRLSHQDLRRNFRQLLASNTCYHTASVFDPMSARIAADLGFEVGILGGSVASLQVLGAPDFALITLSEFAEQATRIGRVAQLPVIADADHGYGNALNVMRTIVELERAGVAALTIEDTLLPAQFGRKSTDLITVAEGVGKIRAALEARVDTEMAIIARTNAGILPNQEIISRTRQYQAAGADGICMVGIQDFDQLEQIAEHLTVPLMLVTYGNPALRDDKRLAELGVRVTIDGHGAYFAAIKATYDSLREQRQIFTQASDLSATELTHTYTQPEEYILWAKEYMSVKE from the coding sequence ATGACCAGGCTTTCCCATCAAGATTTGCGCCGTAACTTCCGTCAACTGCTGGCTTCCAACACCTGCTATCACACGGCGTCGGTGTTCGATCCGATGTCCGCGCGCATTGCCGCTGACCTGGGTTTTGAAGTGGGGATCCTCGGCGGTTCCGTGGCCTCGTTGCAGGTGCTCGGTGCCCCGGACTTTGCCCTGATCACCCTCAGCGAGTTCGCCGAACAGGCCACCCGCATCGGCCGCGTCGCCCAATTGCCGGTGATCGCCGACGCCGACCACGGCTACGGCAACGCCCTCAACGTGATGCGCACCATCGTTGAACTGGAACGCGCCGGCGTCGCCGCCCTGACCATCGAAGACACCTTGCTGCCAGCACAATTCGGCCGCAAATCCACCGACCTGATCACCGTTGCCGAAGGCGTCGGCAAGATCCGCGCGGCGCTGGAAGCCCGGGTTGATACGGAAATGGCGATCATCGCCCGTACCAACGCCGGCATCCTGCCGAATCAGGAAATCATCAGCCGCACTCGCCAGTATCAGGCGGCCGGGGCTGACGGTATCTGCATGGTCGGAATTCAGGATTTCGATCAGCTCGAACAAATCGCCGAACACCTGACCGTACCGCTGATGCTGGTGACCTACGGCAACCCTGCACTGCGCGACGACAAGCGTCTGGCCGAACTCGGTGTGCGCGTGACCATTGATGGCCATGGCGCTTACTTTGCCGCGATCAAAGCGACGTATGACAGCTTGCGTGAACAGCGGCAGATCTTTACCCAAGCGTCCGATCTGAGCGCGACCGAGTTGACGCACACCTATACACAACCGGAGGAATACATTCTCTGGGCCAAGGAATACATGAGCGTCAAGGAGTGA
- a CDS encoding M20/M25/M40 family metallo-hydrolase, producing the protein MTFSFSRSLLAVSLGLSLAFSAAHAFAEPHKQVLADAEQYQPEALKLLERLVNIDSGSGYEPGLKQVSDIAIDELKKLGATIELVPNTPEKSNHVLATLKGTGKAKILLMAHMDTVFKEGSAAERPFHIKDGRAYGPGVMDDKGGIVAGIYALKVLKNLDFKDYAQITFLLDASEETGSDVATDLIKKTAKQHDVTLNLEPGRPADGLVVWRKGSATALVEVKGKAAHAGVAPELGRNAAMEAAHQILQLGKLGDEAKKTTINFTVLKAGDRTNVIPDQATAKADVRAAVPEEFDRIEKDLARVSQDKLIAETEVKTSLQRGLPPMPQTPESDRLMAMAQGIYGEIGRKLTEEGSGGAADASLSAGVGTPTLDGFGIVGGNIHTPEEYAEVASVAPRIYLLSRMIMELAKGK; encoded by the coding sequence ATGACGTTCTCATTTTCTCGCTCCCTGCTGGCCGTCAGCCTCGGCTTGTCTCTCGCTTTCTCCGCTGCCCACGCGTTTGCCGAGCCGCACAAACAAGTACTCGCTGATGCCGAGCAGTACCAGCCAGAAGCGCTGAAATTGCTGGAGCGGCTGGTCAACATCGACTCTGGTTCCGGCTATGAACCGGGCCTCAAGCAAGTCAGCGACATCGCTATCGATGAACTGAAAAAACTCGGCGCCACCATCGAACTGGTACCGAACACGCCGGAAAAATCCAACCATGTACTGGCGACGCTGAAAGGCACTGGCAAGGCAAAAATCCTGCTGATGGCGCACATGGACACGGTGTTCAAGGAAGGTTCGGCGGCCGAGCGGCCGTTCCACATCAAGGACGGCCGTGCTTACGGGCCGGGGGTGATGGATGACAAGGGCGGCATCGTCGCCGGGATCTATGCGCTGAAAGTCCTGAAAAACCTCGACTTCAAGGACTACGCGCAAATCACCTTCCTGCTCGACGCCAGTGAAGAAACCGGCTCGGACGTCGCCACCGACCTGATCAAGAAAACCGCCAAACAGCACGACGTGACCCTCAACCTTGAGCCGGGGCGCCCGGCTGATGGCTTGGTGGTGTGGCGCAAGGGCAGCGCGACGGCGCTGGTCGAGGTCAAGGGCAAAGCCGCGCACGCCGGTGTCGCGCCGGAACTGGGGCGCAACGCCGCGATGGAGGCCGCGCACCAGATTCTGCAACTGGGCAAACTCGGCGATGAGGCGAAGAAAACCACCATCAACTTCACCGTGCTCAAGGCCGGCGACCGCACCAACGTGATTCCCGATCAAGCCACGGCCAAGGCTGACGTGCGCGCGGCAGTGCCGGAGGAGTTCGACCGGATCGAGAAGGATCTGGCGCGGGTGTCGCAGGACAAGCTGATTGCTGAAACTGAAGTGAAGACTTCGTTGCAGCGCGGCTTGCCACCGATGCCGCAGACGCCGGAGTCGGACCGTCTGATGGCCATGGCCCAGGGGATTTACGGCGAGATTGGCCGCAAGTTGACCGAGGAGGGCAGTGGCGGCGCGGCGGATGCGAGTTTGTCCGCCGGGGTTGGCACGCCGACGCTGGATGGTTTCGGGATTGTTGGCGGCAATATTCACACGCCAGAGGAATACGCCGAAGTGGCGAGCGTGGCGCCGCGGATTTATCTGTTGTCGCGGATGATTATGGAGTTGGCCAAAGGCAAGTGA